In Spirochaetaceae bacterium, one DNA window encodes the following:
- a CDS encoding cysteine desulfurase — translation MSSVVSPATPALDVASIREQFPILATRVHGHRLVYLDNAATTLKPRAVIDRLHRHYAAETANIHRGVHYLSEQATAAYEQVRERVQQFLGAALPEEIIFTSGTTDSINMVAQGWATANLGSGDEVVITHMEHHSNIVPWQMLAERTGAVLRVAPINDRGELEWDRFLDLLGPRTRLVAATHVCNSLGTVVPAAELIDAAHAAGARVLLDGAQAAAHLPVDVAALDADFYCCSGHKLFGPTGTGVLYGKRELLEEMPPVRGGGDMIKSVTFARTTYADLPNKLEAGTPHIAGVIGLGAALEWIEGVGLEAIGRHEERLLETASAALGAIDGVRLIGTAAHKSAILSFTVGDIHPHDVGTIADQEGVALRTGHHCTQPVMERFRVPATARASFSVYNDDDDVAALVRAIGEAQELFG, via the coding sequence ATGAGCAGTGTCGTATCTCCGGCCACCCCGGCATTGGACGTGGCGTCGATCCGGGAGCAGTTTCCGATTCTCGCCACGCGCGTGCATGGCCACCGGCTGGTGTACCTCGACAATGCGGCCACCACCCTGAAGCCGCGCGCGGTGATCGACCGCCTGCACCGCCACTACGCCGCGGAGACCGCCAACATCCACCGCGGCGTGCACTACCTGAGCGAGCAGGCCACCGCCGCCTACGAGCAGGTCCGCGAGCGCGTGCAGCAGTTCCTCGGTGCTGCCCTACCCGAAGAGATCATCTTCACCAGCGGCACCACCGACTCGATCAACATGGTCGCCCAGGGCTGGGCAACCGCCAACCTCGGCAGCGGCGACGAGGTGGTGATTACCCACATGGAGCACCACTCCAACATCGTGCCGTGGCAGATGCTGGCCGAGCGCACCGGCGCCGTACTGCGCGTGGCGCCGATCAACGACCGCGGCGAACTGGAGTGGGACCGCTTCCTGGACCTGCTCGGGCCGCGCACGCGGCTGGTGGCGGCCACCCACGTGTGCAACTCGCTTGGCACCGTCGTCCCGGCGGCCGAGCTGATCGACGCCGCGCACGCCGCGGGCGCCCGCGTGCTGCTCGACGGCGCGCAGGCGGCGGCCCACCTGCCGGTCGACGTCGCGGCGCTGGACGCCGACTTCTACTGCTGCTCGGGGCACAAGCTGTTCGGCCCCACCGGCACCGGCGTCCTGTACGGCAAGCGGGAGCTGCTGGAGGAGATGCCGCCGGTGCGCGGCGGCGGCGACATGATCAAGTCGGTGACCTTCGCGCGGACCACCTACGCCGACCTGCCCAACAAGCTGGAGGCGGGCACCCCGCACATTGCCGGCGTGATCGGGCTGGGCGCGGCGCTGGAGTGGATCGAAGGGGTCGGCCTGGAGGCGATCGGGCGCCACGAGGAGCGGCTGCTGGAGACCGCCAGCGCCGCGCTTGGCGCCATCGACGGGGTGCGCCTGATCGGCACCGCCGCACACAAGTCGGCGATCCTGTCGTTCACGGTGGGCGACATTCACCCGCACGACGTGGGCACCATCGCCGACCAGGAGGGGGTGGCGCTGCGCACCGGCCACCACTGCACGCAGCCGGTCATGGAGCGGTTCCGGGTGCCGGCCACTGCGCGCGCGTCGTTCTCGGTGTACAACGACGACGATGACGTCGCCGCCCTGGTGCGTGCCATCGGCGAGGCGCAGGAACTGTTCGGGTGA
- a CDS encoding NifU family protein, translating to MAVAILTQFTPNPNAMKFILNRDVKSTGKVTFRSAEEANGIALVEALFALVVVEQVHLFENVVTVTKIDQAPWEDVADWVKQVLTNHAEEHDPGFELADAGSGGPVSHVRDDQPPEVQRIEEVLDRTVRPYLQGDGGDLDVLAYENNRVLVSYAGACGTCPSAVAGTLQAIQSVLRDEVNPEIEVISAESG from the coding sequence ATGGCGGTAGCGATTCTGACCCAGTTCACGCCCAACCCCAACGCGATGAAGTTCATCCTCAACCGTGACGTGAAATCGACCGGCAAGGTGACCTTCCGCAGCGCCGAAGAGGCGAACGGCATTGCGCTGGTGGAGGCGCTGTTCGCGCTGGTGGTGGTGGAGCAGGTGCACCTGTTCGAGAACGTGGTCACGGTGACCAAGATCGACCAGGCGCCGTGGGAGGACGTGGCCGACTGGGTAAAGCAGGTGCTCACCAACCACGCCGAGGAGCACGACCCCGGCTTCGAGCTGGCCGATGCCGGCAGCGGCGGGCCGGTGAGCCACGTGCGCGACGACCAGCCGCCCGAAGTGCAGCGCATCGAGGAGGTGCTCGACCGCACCGTGCGCCCCTACCTGCAGGGCGACGGCGGCGACCTGGACGTGCTCGCCTACGAGAACAACCGCGTGCTGGTGAGCTACGCCGGCGCCTGCGGCACCTGCCCCTCCGCGGTGGCCGGCACCCTGCAGGCGATCCAGAGCGTACTGCGCGACGAGGTCAACCCCGAAATCGAGGTAATCTCCGCCGAATCCGGCTGA
- a CDS encoding GntR family transcriptional regulator, with the protein MEFTQPQAIYLQIGDYLCDNILRRRWRGGDRIPSIRELAVDVQVNPNTVARTYAYLQDRGIIYNRRGTGYFVADRAYRQARELKQRSFVDRDLPQLFRTMDLLGLELSDLEPHYRARRRSTNAQEGGDR; encoded by the coding sequence GTGGAGTTCACCCAGCCGCAGGCGATCTACCTGCAGATCGGCGACTACCTCTGCGACAACATCCTGCGGCGCCGGTGGCGGGGCGGGGACCGCATTCCGTCGATCCGGGAGCTGGCGGTCGACGTGCAGGTGAACCCCAACACTGTAGCCCGCACCTACGCCTACCTGCAGGACCGGGGCATCATCTACAACCGGCGCGGCACCGGCTACTTCGTGGCCGACCGCGCGTACCGGCAGGCGCGCGAGCTCAAGCAGCGCAGCTTCGTCGACCGCGACTTGCCGCAACTGTTCCGGACCATGGATCTGCTCGGCCTGGAGCTGAGCGACCTGGAACCCCACTACCGCGCCCGCCGCCGGTCGACGAACGCGCAAGAAGGAGGTGACCGCTGA
- the sufC gene encoding Fe-S cluster assembly ATPase SufC has protein sequence MIRISNLSAAVVAEGGSRIPILRGIDLEVQAGEVHAIMGPNGSGKSTLARVIGGHPSYEVTGGGVTYELNLRPRDLLAMDPDERAKNGVFISFQYPVEIPGVSNSIFLRAAYNEIAVSQGLPELDPIDFEELLLEKLRLLGMAEDFAAREVNVDFSGGEKKRNEILQLALLSPRLAILDETDSGLDIDSLKAVATGIERLRHAENAFVLITHYQRMLNYVTPDRVHVILDGRIVRSGDRELALEIEERGYDWLVTEPKEPVESAAPGAGH, from the coding sequence ATGATCAGGATCAGCAACCTGAGCGCCGCCGTGGTGGCGGAAGGCGGCAGCCGCATCCCGATCCTGCGCGGCATCGACCTGGAAGTGCAGGCGGGCGAGGTGCACGCCATCATGGGACCCAACGGGTCCGGCAAGAGCACCCTGGCGCGGGTGATCGGCGGCCATCCGTCGTACGAGGTGACCGGCGGCGGCGTGACCTACGAATTGAACCTGCGCCCGCGCGACCTGCTGGCGATGGATCCCGACGAGCGCGCCAAGAACGGCGTGTTCATCAGCTTTCAGTACCCGGTGGAGATTCCCGGCGTCAGCAACTCCATCTTCCTGCGCGCCGCCTACAACGAGATCGCGGTGTCGCAGGGGCTGCCGGAGCTGGACCCGATCGACTTCGAGGAGCTGCTGCTGGAGAAGCTGCGGCTGTTGGGGATGGCGGAGGATTTCGCCGCGCGCGAGGTGAACGTCGACTTCTCCGGCGGCGAGAAGAAGCGCAATGAGATCCTGCAGCTCGCTTTGCTGTCGCCGCGGTTGGCGATCCTGGACGAGACCGATTCGGGGCTCGACATCGACTCGCTGAAGGCGGTGGCGACCGGCATCGAGCGGCTGCGTCACGCCGAGAACGCGTTCGTGCTCATCACTCACTACCAGCGCATGCTGAACTACGTCACGCCGGACCGCGTGCACGTGATCCTCGACGGCCGCATCGTGCGCAGCGGCGACCGCGAGTTGGCCCTGGAGATCGAGGAGCGCGGCTACGACTGGCTGGTAACCGAACCGAAGGAACCGGTGGAGTCGGCGGCGCCGGGGGCCGGCCACTGA
- a CDS encoding Rrf2 family transcriptional regulator, whose amino-acid sequence MVKISRKVEYALMALQHVHRQPPEQVVSARDLCAAYRVAFPVLSKVLQNLAAAGVLRSAQGAHGGYQLARPLSEVTFGELSEAVVGPMQFSYCLHRDRVRCQLAECCNVISPIIRLSDRIEELFYSMSLEELLHAHEPREVEIRARHRVAARLRVADRDAEPAARERGCAVPEEQLVWK is encoded by the coding sequence ATGGTCAAGATCAGTCGCAAGGTCGAGTACGCACTGATGGCGCTGCAGCACGTACACCGGCAGCCGCCGGAGCAGGTGGTGTCGGCCAGGGACCTGTGCGCCGCCTACCGGGTCGCGTTTCCGGTGCTGTCCAAGGTGTTGCAGAATCTCGCCGCGGCCGGGGTGCTGCGCTCCGCGCAGGGCGCCCATGGCGGCTATCAGCTTGCCCGTCCCCTGTCGGAGGTTACCTTCGGGGAGTTGAGCGAGGCGGTGGTCGGACCGATGCAGTTCTCGTATTGTCTGCACCGCGACCGGGTGCGTTGCCAGCTCGCCGAGTGCTGCAACGTGATCTCTCCCATCATCCGGCTGAGTGATCGCATCGAGGAGTTGTTTTACAGCATGAGCTTGGAAGAGTTGTTGCACGCCCACGAGCCGCGCGAAGTGGAGATCCGTGCCCGCCACCGCGTGGCTGCGCGGCTCCGTGTGGCAGACCGCGACGCCGAACCGGCGGCTCGCGAACGTGGCTGCGCGGTGCCCGAGGAGCAACTGGTATGGAAATAG
- a CDS encoding SDR family oxidoreductase produces the protein MGGRLEGKVAIVTGGTSGIGRRTAEMYVEQGARVLIAARREEVGRALAERLGAGACFVRTDVTREDDVQAMVAAAVQRWGRVDCLFNNASSGTSDAPVEEMPYADFKAALELQVGSVFLGIKHVVPVMKRQGGGAIINNASIAGLGVGYGSMTYSTGKAGVIHMTRCLAISLGEHRIRLNCISPGGIMTPIFLGGRQHEMSEQEVAGAVAGLSALYDEKIPLRRAGTPDDIAHAAVYLASDESRHVTGENLVVDAGTWLGRSAQYQAQWAGWRRAAMFGE, from the coding sequence ATGGGCGGCAGGCTGGAAGGGAAGGTGGCGATCGTCACCGGCGGGACGAGCGGCATCGGCCGCAGGACCGCGGAGATGTACGTGGAGCAGGGCGCGCGGGTGCTGATCGCGGCGCGCCGGGAGGAGGTGGGGCGGGCGCTGGCCGAGCGGCTCGGCGCCGGCGCCTGTTTCGTGCGCACCGACGTCACCCGCGAGGACGACGTGCAGGCGATGGTCGCGGCCGCCGTGCAGCGGTGGGGACGGGTCGACTGCCTGTTCAACAACGCCAGCTCCGGCACCAGCGACGCGCCGGTGGAGGAGATGCCGTACGCGGACTTCAAGGCGGCGCTGGAATTGCAGGTCGGCTCGGTGTTCCTGGGCATCAAGCACGTGGTGCCGGTCATGAAGCGGCAGGGCGGCGGCGCCATCATCAACAACGCGTCGATCGCCGGCCTGGGCGTCGGCTACGGCTCGATGACCTACTCCACCGGCAAGGCGGGCGTGATCCACATGACCCGCTGCCTGGCGATCTCCCTCGGCGAGCACCGCATCCGGCTGAACTGCATCTCGCCGGGCGGGATCATGACCCCGATCTTCCTCGGCGGCCGGCAGCACGAGATGTCGGAGCAGGAGGTCGCCGGTGCGGTGGCCGGCCTGAGTGCGCTGTACGACGAGAAGATCCCGCTGCGCCGGGCCGGCACGCCCGATGACATCGCCCACGCCGCGGTGTACCTGGCGTCCGACGAGAGCCGCCACGTGACCGGCGAGAACCTGGTGGTGGACGCCGGCACCTGGCTCGGCCGCAGCGCCCAGTACCAGGCCCAGTGGGCGGGGTGGCGGCGCGCCGCGATGTTCGGCGAGTAG
- a CDS encoding Uma2 family endonuclease, which yields MLTAAPPVESELRSFTYRDLLEMEHTGIIGEDERVELLGGRIYRMTIKPPHAWAVAALTRSLFVAFDDRATVVAQHPLRLSDDLDDTELPQPDVMLLREERYLDHPRPHHVLLLVEVSDSTLRKDTAIKLPLYAQVGIPELWIVNLVQRRLEVYTDPEGSDYRYRAFHELTATLAVRAFADTARQWLPDTLSALLDRHDVSGSEPTTQA from the coding sequence GTGCTCACTGCCGCGCCTCCGGTAGAAAGCGAGTTGCGCTCCTTCACTTACCGCGATCTGCTGGAGATGGAACATACCGGCATCATCGGCGAGGATGAGCGCGTCGAGCTGCTCGGCGGGCGGATCTACCGGATGACAATCAAGCCGCCTCACGCGTGGGCCGTTGCAGCCCTTACTCGAAGTCTGTTTGTTGCCTTCGACGATCGTGCGACCGTCGTGGCGCAGCACCCGTTGCGGCTGTCCGACGATCTGGACGACACCGAACTCCCACAGCCTGACGTAATGCTGTTGCGGGAGGAACGCTACCTCGATCATCCGCGGCCGCACCACGTGCTGCTGCTGGTGGAGGTCTCGGACAGCACGCTGCGCAAGGATACCGCGATCAAGCTGCCGCTGTACGCACAGGTCGGCATCCCCGAGCTGTGGATCGTCAACCTGGTGCAGCGCCGGCTCGAGGTCTACACCGATCCGGAGGGCAGCGATTACCGGTACCGCGCATTTCACGAGCTCACCGCCACGCTCGCTGTGCGGGCGTTCGCGGACACCGCCCGGCAGTGGTTGCCCGACACTCTGAGCGCCTTGCTGGACCGCCATGACGTGAGCGGCTCCGAGCCCACCACGCAGGCTTAG
- a CDS encoding SufD family Fe-S cluster assembly protein, with product MAVAVTEAAPAAAGAPAAAPHMEQFRRLFEARAAGRAASLDEELRAAALAELLAAGFPLRRDEEWIHTPLRAVAGARYRLGSAVPAFAAAGWGSELAHELIAGEPVALLTCNGVIAGPRVSAAAGPSGGGGVDAGRGLRQPDIPGVRDARGDLWPRCREAFMRPLTTAFTRLARAFGDHAFLNCDAATSEAPLHLVHLVEAGVLAAPRVTIRIADGARVTLVESCVAAEAGGASGAGVDSRAAANGSAADGWPTGSAPAASAAAPNGAPRDGGRPGRAPSLSCAETEIRLGAGASLTYVRVQAVGAEAFDFGTTTVVQERDSELHALSVALGGRIARHSCNVLAAAPGTDSRLGGATVAAGGQVLDHHTYLEHAAPGCASRQLYKTVLGRGGHGVFSGRILVRPLAQQTDAFQLNQNLLLDDARVDTKPQLEIGADDVRCTHGATTGRLNEDQLFYLQARAIERSQAVRMLARGFLDEVVGELPAAALRPRLLKLLHRRLDSLEEGAQS from the coding sequence ATGGCTGTAGCCGTGACCGAAGCCGCGCCGGCCGCGGCCGGGGCGCCCGCGGCGGCACCCCACATGGAGCAGTTCCGGCGCCTGTTCGAGGCGCGTGCCGCGGGCAGGGCCGCCTCGCTGGACGAGGAGTTGCGCGCCGCCGCGCTCGCCGAGCTGCTGGCGGCCGGCTTCCCGCTGCGCCGCGACGAGGAGTGGATCCACACCCCGCTGCGTGCAGTGGCGGGGGCGCGTTACCGGCTGGGTAGCGCCGTCCCGGCGTTCGCCGCCGCCGGTTGGGGCAGCGAACTGGCGCATGAACTGATCGCCGGCGAGCCGGTGGCGCTGTTGACCTGCAACGGCGTGATCGCCGGACCGCGGGTGAGCGCCGCGGCAGGTCCGAGCGGCGGAGGCGGCGTGGACGCCGGCCGAGGACTTCGCCAACCCGACATTCCCGGCGTACGGGATGCGCGCGGGGACCTCTGGCCGCGTTGCCGCGAAGCATTCATGCGCCCGCTGACAACCGCCTTCACTCGCTTGGCACGCGCGTTCGGCGACCACGCCTTCCTGAACTGCGACGCGGCGACGAGTGAGGCGCCGTTGCACCTCGTCCATCTCGTCGAAGCGGGCGTACTGGCGGCGCCGCGGGTGACGATCCGCATTGCAGACGGCGCGCGGGTGACGCTGGTGGAGAGCTGCGTGGCGGCGGAGGCGGGCGGGGCGTCGGGCGCGGGTGTCGACAGCCGTGCCGCCGCCAACGGATCCGCCGCCGATGGCTGGCCGACGGGGAGCGCGCCGGCGGCCAGCGCTGCAGCGCCGAACGGCGCGCCGCGGGACGGCGGGCGGCCGGGGAGGGCCCCGTCGCTGAGCTGCGCCGAAACCGAGATCCGGCTCGGCGCCGGTGCGTCGCTTACCTACGTGCGGGTGCAGGCGGTCGGTGCGGAGGCGTTCGACTTCGGCACCACCACCGTGGTGCAGGAGCGGGACAGCGAGTTGCACGCCCTGAGCGTGGCGCTCGGCGGCCGAATCGCCCGCCACTCCTGCAACGTGCTGGCCGCGGCGCCGGGCACGGACAGCCGGCTCGGCGGCGCCACCGTGGCGGCGGGTGGCCAGGTGCTCGACCACCACACCTACCTGGAGCACGCGGCGCCGGGCTGTGCGAGCCGCCAGTTGTACAAGACGGTGCTCGGCCGTGGCGGTCACGGCGTGTTCTCGGGACGCATCCTGGTGCGCCCGCTGGCGCAGCAGACCGACGCCTTCCAGCTCAACCAGAACCTGTTGCTCGACGACGCGCGCGTGGACACCAAGCCGCAGCTCGAGATCGGCGCCGATGACGTGCGCTGCACGCACGGCGCCACCACCGGACGGCTCAACGAGGACCAGTTGTTCTACCTGCAGGCGCGCGCCATTGAGCGCAGTCAGGCGGTGCGCATGCTGGCGCGCGGCTTCCTGGACGAGGTGGTGGGCGAGTTGCCGGCCGCGGCGCTGCGCCCGCGCCTCCTGAAGCTGCTGCACCGGCGCCTCGATAGTCTCGAAGAGGGCGCGCAGTCGTGA
- a CDS encoding SUF system NifU family Fe-S cluster assembly protein yields MSATSSAARELYQQVILDHNRTPRNWGALDPHTHHAEGHNPLCGDRYEVALVLAPDGSIADIRFQGSGCAISKASASMMTEAVKGMPRAAVERLVEQFRSLAAGELDPARDRHDLGKLRVFSGIWEFPARVKCATLPWHTLHSALDGCGRATTEAPAGAKE; encoded by the coding sequence GTGAGCGCGACAAGCTCGGCGGCGCGCGAGCTGTACCAGCAGGTGATCCTCGATCACAACCGTACGCCGCGCAACTGGGGCGCGCTGGACCCGCACACCCACCATGCCGAGGGCCACAACCCGCTGTGCGGCGACCGCTACGAGGTGGCGCTCGTGCTCGCCCCCGACGGCAGCATTGCCGATATTCGCTTTCAGGGCTCCGGCTGCGCCATCTCCAAGGCCTCCGCGAGCATGATGACCGAGGCGGTCAAGGGCATGCCGCGCGCAGCGGTGGAGCGGCTGGTGGAGCAGTTCCGCAGTCTGGCGGCGGGCGAGCTCGACCCAGCGCGCGACCGGCATGACCTCGGCAAGCTGCGCGTGTTCAGCGGCATCTGGGAGTTCCCGGCGCGGGTGAAGTGCGCCACGCTGCCGTGGCACACCCTGCACAGCGCCCTCGACGGCTGCGGACGCGCCACCACCGAGGCGCCGGCCGGCGCAAAGGAGTAA
- a CDS encoding ATP-binding cassette domain-containing protein, with product MQPIVRAEQVEKRFGTIRALAGVSLEIEAGIIYALLGPNGAGKTTLIRVLATLLRPDGGTATVAGIDVAHDPVAVRNRIGLAGQFAAVDEYLTGREAVEMVGRLYNLNARTARERAAEVLERFSLADDADRLVRTYSGGMKRRLDLAASLVGRPDVLFLDEPTTGIDPRSRLEVWALIRDLVGSGTTVLLTTQYLDEADQLAHRIGVINEGKLISEGTGNELKDRLGGAVIHVEVPDEAREATRTALGAGPGAEPGLSGPITVPAPDGPGSLVAAVRTLDAAGITPTDVGLRRPTLDDVFVALTGHATTPTEPGNGRRRGRRGRRRRPGRRP from the coding sequence ATGCAACCAATCGTACGCGCCGAGCAGGTCGAGAAGCGGTTCGGCACCATCCGTGCCCTGGCCGGGGTCAGCCTGGAGATCGAGGCCGGCATCATCTACGCCCTGTTGGGGCCGAACGGCGCCGGCAAGACCACGCTGATCCGGGTGCTGGCCACGCTGTTGCGGCCGGACGGCGGCACTGCGACGGTGGCAGGCATCGACGTGGCGCACGACCCGGTGGCGGTGCGCAACCGCATCGGGCTGGCCGGCCAGTTCGCCGCCGTCGACGAGTACCTGACCGGGCGCGAGGCGGTGGAGATGGTGGGCCGGCTGTACAACCTGAACGCGCGCACCGCCCGCGAGCGCGCCGCCGAGGTGCTGGAGCGGTTCTCGCTCGCGGACGACGCCGACCGCCTGGTGCGCACCTACTCCGGCGGCATGAAGCGGCGGCTGGACCTGGCCGCGTCTCTGGTCGGGCGGCCCGACGTGCTGTTCCTGGACGAGCCGACCACCGGCATCGATCCGCGCAGCCGCCTGGAAGTGTGGGCGCTGATCCGCGACCTGGTCGGCTCCGGCACCACCGTGCTGCTCACCACACAGTACCTCGACGAAGCGGACCAGCTCGCCCATCGCATCGGGGTGATCAACGAGGGCAAGCTGATCAGCGAGGGCACCGGCAACGAGCTGAAGGACCGCCTCGGCGGGGCGGTGATCCACGTCGAGGTGCCTGACGAGGCGCGCGAGGCGACGCGCACCGCGCTCGGCGCCGGGCCGGGCGCGGAACCCGGCCTGTCCGGTCCCATCACCGTGCCGGCCCCCGACGGCCCCGGCTCCCTGGTAGCCGCGGTGCGCACCCTCGACGCGGCCGGCATCACCCCCACCGACGTCGGCCTGCGCCGTCCCACGCTCGACGACGTGTTCGTCGCGCTCACCGGGCACGCCACCACCCCCACCGAGCCCGGCAACGGCCGGCGGCGGGGCAGACGCGGCCGCCGCCGGCGCCCGGGACGACGGCCATGA
- the sufB gene encoding Fe-S cluster assembly protein SufB yields MEIAAHDATATATATTALTKEQAERELSGRVYEHGFYTDVDADQAPKGLNEEIIRLISRKKDEPEFMLDFRLKAFRRWQEMEDPWWRPVEHPDIDYQDIRYYSAPKSVDEKQGPASLDEVDPEILRTFERLGVPLMEQKRVMGVAVDAVFDSVSVGTTNQEQLTRLGIVFCSMTEALKEHPELVQRYLGSVVPAADNFYSALNSAVFTDGSFCYIPPGVQCPIDLSTYFRINAAETGQFERTLIVADRGSSVNYVEGCTAPMRDENQLHAAVVEIVALDDAVVNYSTVQNWYGGDADGKGGIYNFVTKRGKAVGRNSKISWTQVEAGAAITWKYPSVILSGDGSVGEFYSVALTNNRMQADTGTKMIHIGRNTTSTIVSKGISADRSRNAYRGQVRIQPGATGARNFTQCDSMLVGNECHANTFPSIEVRNDSATVEHEASTSRIGAEQLFYLATRGLDMEAAISLLINGFCKEVFKKLPLEFSVEAVKLLEMKLEGSVG; encoded by the coding sequence ATGGAAATAGCCGCCCACGACGCCACGGCCACCGCAACGGCGACCACGGCGCTCACCAAGGAGCAGGCGGAACGCGAATTGTCCGGCCGCGTCTACGAGCACGGCTTCTACACCGACGTCGACGCCGACCAGGCGCCCAAGGGGCTGAACGAAGAGATCATCCGCCTGATCTCGCGCAAGAAGGACGAGCCGGAATTCATGCTCGACTTCCGCCTGAAGGCGTTCCGGCGCTGGCAGGAGATGGAAGACCCGTGGTGGCGGCCGGTCGAGCACCCCGACATCGACTACCAGGACATCCGCTACTACTCGGCGCCCAAGAGCGTGGACGAAAAGCAGGGCCCCGCGTCCCTGGACGAGGTGGATCCCGAGATCCTGCGCACCTTCGAGCGCCTCGGGGTGCCGCTGATGGAGCAGAAGCGGGTGATGGGGGTGGCAGTCGACGCGGTGTTCGACTCGGTGTCGGTGGGCACCACCAACCAGGAACAGCTCACCAGGCTGGGCATCGTGTTCTGCTCCATGACCGAGGCGCTCAAGGAGCATCCCGAGCTGGTGCAGCGCTATCTCGGCTCGGTGGTGCCGGCGGCGGACAATTTCTACTCGGCCCTCAATTCGGCGGTGTTCACGGACGGGTCGTTCTGCTACATCCCGCCGGGGGTGCAGTGTCCGATCGACCTGTCCACCTACTTCCGCATCAACGCGGCCGAGACCGGCCAGTTCGAACGCACCCTGATCGTGGCCGATCGCGGCAGCTCGGTGAACTACGTGGAGGGCTGCACCGCGCCGATGCGCGACGAGAACCAGCTGCATGCCGCGGTGGTGGAGATCGTGGCGCTCGACGACGCGGTGGTGAACTACTCCACGGTGCAGAACTGGTACGGCGGCGACGCCGACGGCAAGGGCGGCATCTACAACTTCGTCACCAAGCGCGGCAAGGCGGTGGGCCGCAATTCCAAGATCTCCTGGACGCAGGTGGAGGCGGGCGCGGCGATCACGTGGAAGTACCCGAGCGTGATCCTGTCGGGCGACGGCTCGGTGGGCGAGTTCTACTCGGTGGCGCTGACCAACAACCGGATGCAGGCGGACACCGGCACCAAGATGATCCACATCGGCCGCAACACCACCAGCACCATCGTGTCGAAGGGCATCTCCGCCGACCGCTCGCGCAACGCCTACCGCGGCCAGGTACGCATCCAGCCGGGCGCCACCGGCGCGCGCAACTTTACCCAGTGCGACTCGATGCTGGTCGGCAACGAGTGCCACGCCAACACGTTCCCGTCGATCGAGGTGCGCAACGACTCGGCCACCGTCGAGCACGAGGCGTCCACTTCCCGCATCGGCGCCGAGCAACTGTTCTACCTGGCCACCCGCGGGCTCGACATGGAGGCGGCGATCTCGCTGCTGATCAACGGGTTCTGCAAGGAAGTGTTCAAGAAGCTGCCGCTGGAGTTCTCGGTGGAGGCGGTCAAGCTGCTGGAGATGAAGCTGGAGGGGAGCGTCGGCTGA
- a CDS encoding DUF4382 domain-containing protein, with protein MSDRTRRTRGLAVAAALLWCAAAAAASGGAEAEAATGEVVVLVTDHREAIDDFSSLVVTIDGARLHRRGRVPEEGWVVLEAARSEVDLTRFQDGATFELLRAPAPAARYDAADLLLAGSARGVVLAGDTVEVPLEISPARVDVEVRPDTVTQLTFDLVVHDLRDHPGKTWGVLLDEVRVATADGGG; from the coding sequence ATGAGCGATCGAACGCGCCGCACGCGCGGCTTGGCGGTGGCGGCAGCGCTGCTGTGGTGCGCGGCGGCCGCGGCGGCGAGCGGCGGCGCGGAGGCGGAGGCGGCCACCGGTGAGGTGGTAGTGCTGGTTACCGACCATCGCGAGGCGATCGACGACTTCTCGTCGCTGGTGGTGACGATAGACGGCGCCCGGCTGCATCGGCGCGGACGGGTGCCGGAGGAAGGCTGGGTGGTGCTCGAAGCGGCGCGCAGCGAGGTCGACCTGACCCGTTTCCAGGACGGCGCCACGTTCGAGTTGCTGCGTGCGCCGGCCCCGGCGGCACGCTACGACGCCGCCGACCTCCTGCTGGCCGGCAGCGCCCGCGGCGTGGTGCTCGCCGGCGACACCGTCGAAGTGCCTCTGGAGATCTCTCCGGCGCGGGTCGACGTCGAGGTGCGCCCCGACACGGTGACGCAACTGACTTTCGACCTGGTGGTGCACGACCTGCGCGACCATCCCGGCAAGACCTGGGGCGTGCTGCTCGACGAGGTGCGCGTCGCCACCGCGGACGGCGGCGGATAG